In a genomic window of Desulforegulaceae bacterium:
- the csx20 gene encoding CRISPR-associated protein Csx20, protein MKETKKILILLNHIPAPEQLEDIEKQLNAKIETEADLKIKEMWSNIPPVMDKISLYLEPVKKWILKNSNESDFIWVQGESGALFNIVNFCLKNKRKPIYSVTKRNLEKEIKEENQIKTTRIFKHVKFRFYEAE, encoded by the coding sequence TTGAAAGAAACAAAAAAAATACTCATCTTATTAAACCATATACCAGCACCAGAGCAGCTTGAAGATATTGAAAAGCAGTTAAACGCTAAAATAGAAACTGAAGCTGATTTAAAAATTAAAGAAATGTGGTCAAATATTCCACCTGTTATGGATAAAATTTCGCTTTATCTTGAGCCTGTTAAAAAATGGATTTTAAAAAATTCCAATGAGTCAGATTTTATATGGGTTCAGGGAGAATCAGGTGCATTATTTAATATTGTAAATTTTTGCTTAAAAAATAAAAGAAAGCCAATTTATTCGGTTACAAAAAGAAATCTTGAAAAAGAAATAAAAGAAGAAAACCAAATAAAAACAACAAGAATATTTAAGCACGTTAAATTCAGGTTTTATGAAGCTGAATAA